The DNA window ATAGCACGCTATCCTTTGGAGTTCTCACCTGTCAAGATGATCAAGATTAAAAACTTCATGAGAAAATGCTCTTATTGTTGCtcagtgtattttttttttttttttttttttctacttcacataattttttcttttggccaaTTTTTTAATCGTTACTTGACTTTGTTAGTGTTACTTATTGCTATTGTGTTCTCTGGTTCAAATTTCAGCACAAGTTTGCATTATGGTACACACGTAGAACACCTGGTGTTAGGTCGCAAGCATACGAGGACAACATAAAGAAAATTGTGGAATTTAGTACGGTAAGTTACTTCTTGAAGCATCATAGTGCTATACTGTGATTATCTTGACATCTTACCTTCTTGTAAAACATTCTTTCTCTTGGGTACCCAGTTTGGATTTAGTGGTTGCAGAATTGTGAATATATGTTTTCGACCAATATCCATTTACAGGTTGAAGGATTTTGGGTCTGCTACTGCCATCTGGCACGTCCTTCTTCTTTGCCAAGTCCAACAGATTTACATCTCTTCAAGGAAGGAATTCGTCCTTTGTGGGAGGTAGGCATTTGGAACCCTATGCATGCTAGTTTGGATTTGTTTGCTGTTGAAAACTTTGAGGAgccttttttaaataaaaattttcaagttaACAACAAGGTTATCAAGGTGTAAGGCGACCCAAGGCGCTGGAGGATGTTAAATCAACAAGGCAACgcctaggtgaccaaggcaCCAGTCCAGACTCcagcctggatgcctaggtgacgccttgatAGCTATGGTTaacagggaatttttttttaatatttaataaaaaaaatatcactcaTTCAAAATGATTTGGAAACCATGAGAGTAAAAGATTACGTTATCTTTtctcagcaaaaaaaaaaaaaactatctttgtttttctcaaaaaaatagaagattctTAATCAGTATAGTTTATTTACCATATCTTTTCCCTTTGTATCAGAAGTTAATTGAATTGGTTGTTTGACACATTAGATACCTAAAATTATCTTAATGATCAGGATGCTGCCAATTGTAATGGTGGAAAGTGGATAATACGATTCAGAAAGGTTGTCTCAGGTCGATTTTGGGAGGATCTTGTAAGAGAACAGGCTGATTTATCTAGGCTTATCTTTCCTAAGTTACATGTGCATATGTGATTTATCTTGCAGCTTGCTCTTAAAACTctgttatttttatttggtcTTCAAggttgttagtttccttttattgcTTTGCCACTCATAAAATTCATGGTATTACAATATGATATCATGCTGCATTCAATTTAGACCATTATAGGAACATTTGGCCAAGGGAAATAACTGCGTAGTTGGATAATTTTAACAGGTGATTTGATGCTTTAGTAGCTACATTTCCCATGCAATCTGTTTCTTATAGTAAAATGTGGCAAGCTTAGTCCTCTGTTCATTTCATGGGCAACTCTTATATGGTTATAATTTTTCTCTTAGTAATATAGCTGGCTGATTATAGAATATTTTGCAAAATTTCCTGCCTTgttatttaaatttctagaaATTACCAGCAGTCCATTGAGATTTAGCTGCAAGTTGAGATTAGTCTGTGCTTGTTTGTATTGGCTTTTAAGGGAGTGAAATGGCAACTCACATGGTAAGTTACCTGATCCAGAATTTTCATGCTTAATTGAAATCTGAAGATTATCAGcatattttataaaaatctCCACTCCATTTATACCTAGAAAAACAATGAAAATAACAGGTTTTCTACATGGTTCCCAGGGATTCTCACATGATTTCCATTCCCTTAGAATAAAATATCAGACGTAATGAATCTATGTTTTTCACAAGGAGGAAAGGAAAAACTGGGTCCTTAGAGAGAGACGAACCCTGATGGTCTCTTTAATATCATTATGTTGAATGTGGTGAGATGGGCATTGTCATTAACATATTATCATTACATTTTCGAGGGAGTGGGTCATCTGGTCCCTCAAGCTGAATCTTCATTTGAGTTCTATGGGGAACCCAGGGCAGGCTAGGGTCAGAAGTGAATCCCAGGATCAAAAGGGAGGTATTATTCTAATTTTCTTGGGATCTCTTGGTGTTGGAGTTTCAATTGCAGCAGATACACTGGTTTATATGCAGCGTAAGTATTATATTTCACATTTCAAATAGTGGATCAACCAATTAAGTGGGACGTTATCCTATGGTGTAGCTTGCTTCGTCAGCTTTGCCCTTGGCCTTTTAGGATTATTATAACTTGTTTTACGTCCCACTTTAAGGTTGTCCAATATATATCTCCATCTTTTTGAAGGCCTAGAGTAGATTATTCTGGCTGCAGCTATGCCATATTGAAATTGTTTCTCTTTCTGAATGTTTGTTTGAGTTGCTTTGGGTATTTACCATTAAGTTTAATAAATGTGCATGGCTTGTGAGGGAAAATATGTTCTTTACAAAGGCTGGTGATCCTTTCAATTTCTGGATTTTATTGTACTGTTGAACATAATTCTTTTTATTGAAGTTAACATAAAACTCATCATTGTCTGTGCTCTTCGGAATTGGAGGCAGACCCTACTAGTGGTTGTAGATATTCTGTAAGCTGAAATTGTGGCCGTGAAGCAATTTTCTGCCATGTTATTAGATTTGGTCTTTAGCTGAAGGCTGCTAAGAGTGATGATTTTCTTCTATCCAGAAGTGACTTCCCCCACCCCTCCTATCTGCCCAGGTTCTAGCCTTGGTTGGTGACCAACTTGATCATGGGCATAACATATGTGGCGCGGTACTAAGTATTCGATTTAATGAAGATATAGTGAGTATCTGGAATCGCAATGCATCGGATCACCAGGTTAGTGCTACTTACCCTAATGTTATATTGGGGTATCATACCTGTTCTCATTGTTGCTGGCTAATACTAATATGTTGGTTGCTGTACTGTTGTAATAGGCTGTGATGGCTTTAAGAGATGCAATCAAACGACAATTAAAGCTTCCTCACGGCtatgtgatggaatacaaggcCCATGATGCATCTTTACGTGACAATTCGTCATATAGAAACACTTGGTTGAGAGGATAGGGATATATTGGCTTCACTCCTTGTAATGAGGGTTGGATTTCATGCGTTCAGAGGGCTTAGAAGCATCCAGTGATTTCTCTGTGGTTCTGTTATTATTATATGCGCTTCTTTAGTAACTGAAAAAAGAATCCTTTAAATTGTCTAGGGGTTTCTGTATTCGTCAGTAATGTattggcaattttcttttcaactttttttttttccttcataaatCATGCTTCATGttggattttcaaaattttatttcttcactTGGCCAACTCtgtttgaattgaaatttgacatgtgagtaTTGCCTGGTTTTAGTGTATGGTATTGGGACCGGTATTAGTTGCCAGTTGCAACTAATATAGGATTCCGATACAGATCGGCCATTCAGATACATGcagttttttttcttattaactATTTTTGCATCTCCTATTTTGGATACCACCGATGTGGTATCAGGCAGGTATTGGTACCAGCGGCAGCTGATCCGATTTCAATACCTTAAACCATGGAGCCTTGGGTTTGATTAGTCCACAAAATTACAGTTAGTGTCCGATCTTCCTTGTGGTGGCAGATAATCGTGTTCTACAAGACCGACCTGCTTCAGTGGAGTAGCTTCCCTTGTCCTCGGGATTTTTTCGTCACTGGATAGGACTAGTGAGAAAAAGCAGAAGTTAAGGTGTGGTGTGTGGAACCCGTAAGACCTATTGTTGTCACCAATCTTTCCAGTATTGAAGGAGCTGTGTAATCTaaattcaaaatcgaatcagaaatcagaattgGTGGCCTCTGATTTCAATAATGCCGATTCCAGAAATCCATTTTGGATTGGgcaatgccttttttttttaaatgcaaatgAAAAAAACTTAATTATGATAACCAAAACAAATTCACATCCTGAATACATTTTATTTGCAAAACTTAGCTTTCTTAGAGTCATAAAGTATCAGAAATCAATGAAAGTTATTTCTTGTAACCAGATCAATAAAACTTCTGaatagaaaaccctaaaaacgtCAAAGATATGTGGTCAATGGTTATTTCTTCCAGATTCCATTTTCTAGGGTGTCAATGATTCCGGCCTATTCTTTAATTCATGGTAGAATGTTAAACAGGTTATGTTTTTCCCCGATCTGTCGAGAGCACCACTATAGCAGGGTACTGAGGATCATACATCATAGACAACAGAATCACTGTCCTAACAAACATGTATGTGTCATCTACAAGCCCAAATGATGATAGTTACTCGTTTATATGGAACAATGATGGTACCAACCATTCAATTATAGTCCCTGACATTTACCCCCCCAAACAAATAACTCCCAGTCCGTAACACTACTAACACAAGGATGCCTCACAGATCTCTCTTCTCCTACAGCTCCCTAGCACTCTCAACAAGATTTCTCCATCAATTAGTCAAAGTGTACGCCtgtgaaaagagaaaatagaaaagaaagagtGTATCTGTTGAGTTGCACAAGAAAAATAGGAATCTAAAACTGTGTTCATGACAAACATTTTAAAAGCATTTAGAAATGACTGCGAGTCCTCTCTCAAAGCGAGGCAACACGCCCACGTTTGTGGCTTGACAAATCTGGCTACTAATATTATTCCTACCATTAATTTTCAACAAAACTGAAGGAAATAAATACTGCAACAATTGTTTCTGATACAGCTCTAAATGAATTATAAAACCTTCTATTCAGTCAAATTTGCCAAACTTCCCAAAGCAACAGTTGAGGGCTGCCAAAGTCGCCAAAACCAGCTCCCGCTAACAGTACAAAGCCAAAAAGATTTTATTGTAGTGAGTACTGATACTCTTAACCTGTAAGCAAAATTCCAATATTTCGAATTCACAGCCCGACGGTTTTCTCAATCTTCTGAATTTGGTTCAGGAATATCCATGTCATCTGCAGAAGGATTTCATCCAACAATCACAGTCCATACAACATACACTTTaccaatgaaaagaaaaaaacagaaggaACAAGCATGATATCTGAAGTGTAATAGATTAGAATTCTCAAGGAAACAAAGTACAAAAATTATCCACATGCGCGCACACACAGAAAGGTGAAGTGGAGAGAGATACCATGACATGGGGAGCAATCCTAACACAGTAGACAGGAAACCCTGTGTAAAATTTGAAGGGTCCTCCTGCCTTAAGAGTTTTCATTGCACAATCCAAAGATCCAGTGTATGGATACTTCCCATTGGCATCAGGTTGCATTTTCTGTATTTGAGTTTTCACATAGTCAAATGGTAAACTACAAGCTGAAGCAAAGAATCCGGAAACAGCACTTGCTcctgaagaaggaaagaaagaagttaGCATCAATTAACTTGACAGACGAAACCAATCAATATCAATACTACACAAGCCATTAGTAGTGGATCAGAGATACCCGTTCACCACATCATTAAGTGTCTAAACACCTTGCAGGTGTGTTAACCTTAAATGTAAATTTCATTTTGGATGTTATTTCCTGAAGGTGAAACTTTTTTGCCATTTTTGTAGTTCCAAAGTGATATTTCAGACCATCCAGCAAAATTACAAAAGAACTAAAAGGCTATGAAAAATGGCTCCTAATCGAGCCCCAATACTACATAAATTACACGCTAAGCATGGTCCTAAATTTTTATTACATATTTAGGGCAAATTTATTTAGCAAGCTGAGCATTTCAGCTTCTGACAACTTTTGCAAACGATAATGAAGTTAACAACTGACGCTCCATTTATTTAACAATAATATGGCGTATTCTACTACACCCAACGGAACACAagaacacccccccccaacccaaaaaaaatgactGGAACATCCAGAGTCCTAGACGACAGAGGATGCAACCTGATCCCAACTCCTTTATTTTAGACTGATCTGTATAATAAcctttgaagaacttcaagaaattttcttgatgaaatctCCTAGGAGAAATACTAGCACTACAACAGCAGTGAAATACAAGAAGCGATCCAGGCTCTCAATAAAGTGGGACCACGGTATTTAGCAGCTTGATCGCCTGTTGTATCTTACAACGTCATAGCACTATAACTACTGTATTTCCTATAAATAGAATAAATATTTTCATAGACCATAAAAAATAGATATGCCAACTTTAGAGTCCATCTTTCTCTTTGTGAGAATAAAACAGATATCGACACAAAAGCACACCAATGGAAATCTGATGAGTTTACAGTTTGCcaaaagaataaatatgaaataactcaTATTACTAGACTACTGAGGCCTATGTTTACAAATTTCAAAATGTGTAGGTTATTAGCAAAGATCAGGTGAAGTATCTTACCCACTACTGTACTAGCTTCACCAAAACCAAGGGAGTCTCTGAAAAGCTCAACACTTTGATCATACGAGGCAAGCATGCCCATATTCAATGCCATGGCTCTCACTACAGTAGGACCTGCTCCTTTCCAGAGTGCCAAAACCCCTTCATCTGCAACGATGCGGTATAGTGCATGGAACGCATTCTTGTAATGTCGACGTTGTGCAGCAGCCAAAGTGGCATCGGCCTGCATACGGATGAGTGCCAAATCTGCAGGACTACCAAAACATGCTCCAATTGCTCCAGCCGTCAGCCCACAAAGCGCTTTCTGGTACAGAGGTAATGGCTTCCCATCATTAGCAGCAATTGCTTTGTTCGTCAAAATCCTGATTGCCACAAAGAACAGCAGTTCcagaaagaatgagaaaaagatAACTGTTTCTTCAGAGTACCTGAGAAAATTTAtcacttttccattttttacgCTATTCCAATAGTAATATCAAAATTATTTTCCTCATATATTCCAAGAAGAAATCTAGCAACGTTTGTCAAACATAGCAAATAAAATAATCCATCTACGGTTTTCTTTTAAGTATTTCACAGACACAAGCAGTTTGTGAGAGGCAGTCACAAATATTCAGTAGGAACATGAGACCAGCAAGAATTGAATGTTGACCtataaatcaaaaaattataCACCATAATCCCATTAACATCGTTCATGATTCAACAAGTAATAAGATGTAAAGCTAtgtaaaaaatacaaataaaaaagcaaaagataggaaaatAATACAAATCTCAATAAAACaataacaactcagccttatccaactaaatggggtatgctacatggatccttgcccacCAATTAGTTCtattgaggtcatacttgatacaaggcctaagctatgcatgtctttcctcaccatttcttctagggtcattttaggtctgccttGGCtctttagttccttcaatcttaaatcaaatcactcctccatgCTAAAGCATTCAAAGGCTGTTGttcaacatggccatgccacctcatgACTTTATCGTGGCTTCTCATGTATCGGAGCTCTCCCAAATccgctctaatatgatcatccttactttatccttcctagctttgccactcatccatctcaacatccttatcTGCT is part of the Macadamia integrifolia cultivar HAES 741 chromosome 9, SCU_Mint_v3, whole genome shotgun sequence genome and encodes:
- the LOC122089833 gene encoding mitochondrial dicarboxylate/tricarboxylate transporter DTC-like, with translation MGEKPQVGGVWPTVKPFVNGGASGMLATCVIQPVDMVKVRIQLGQGSAVQISKTMLREEGLGAFYKGLSAGLLRQATYTTARLGSFRILTNKAIAANDGKPLPLYQKALCGLTAGAIGACFGSPADLALIRMQADATLAAAQRRHYKNAFHALYRIVADEGVLALWKGAGPTVVRAMALNMGMLASYDQSVELFRDSLGFGEASTVVGASAVSGFFASACSLPFDYVKTQIQKMQPDANGKYPYTGSLDCAMKTLKAGGPFKFYTGFPVYCVRIAPHVMMTWIFLNQIQKIEKTVGL
- the LOC122088353 gene encoding eukaryotic translation initiation factor NCBP-like; its protein translation is MEIIEKKEGDGKGLNALQVVDPSAASDKEAEERERQSRELKSGLHPLKHKFALWYTRRTPGVRSQAYEDNIKKIVEFSTVEGFWVCYCHLARPSSLPSPTDLHLFKEGIRPLWEDAANCNGGKWIIRFRKVVSGRFWEDLVLALVGDQLDHGHNICGAVLSIRFNEDIVSIWNRNASDHQAVMALRDAIKRQLKLPHGYVMEYKAHDASLRDNSSYRNTWLRG